From the genome of Spirochaetota bacterium, one region includes:
- a CDS encoding energy-coupling factor ABC transporter ATP-binding protein produces MVQFSLKDVYFSYSPKISSDDDWVLKGINLQIKEGEFVIILGHNGCGKTTLLKHLNGLLKPQRGDVFWYDKRVWEYRDVEIFSKIGFLFQNPDDQIFGLTVEQDVSFGPINLGLPEEEIERRVVNSLKAVGILELRKHRIDELSFGQKQRVAIAGVLANEPSVIVFDEPTSYLDPATQIDIMNMLKELNSKGITVIITTHDVEYISEYSNRILVMIKGRIVYDDTPKNLFIDEDIIHQSNLRLPFISILFRKICKKYNLDCDNIPTTVDEGLMFIDKLLSNRSSLLSQSNNF; encoded by the coding sequence GTGGTTCAGTTTTCTTTGAAAGACGTATATTTTTCATATTCTCCGAAAATCTCTAGTGATGATGATTGGGTTTTGAAAGGTATAAACTTACAGATAAAAGAAGGAGAGTTTGTAATAATTCTTGGTCATAATGGTTGTGGTAAAACAACACTACTCAAACACCTAAACGGACTTCTGAAACCTCAAAGAGGGGATGTTTTTTGGTATGATAAGAGGGTTTGGGAATACAGGGATGTTGAGATATTTTCAAAGATAGGGTTTCTATTTCAAAATCCTGACGACCAGATATTTGGGCTCACGGTTGAACAGGATGTCTCATTTGGACCTATAAATCTAGGACTTCCAGAAGAAGAGATAGAAAGAAGAGTTGTTAATTCACTCAAGGCCGTTGGAATACTTGAGTTAAGAAAACATAGAATTGATGAGTTGAGTTTCGGACAGAAGCAAAGAGTTGCTATTGCTGGTGTGCTCGCTAATGAACCATCGGTAATAGTATTTGATGAACCAACTTCTTATCTTGACCCTGCTACGCAGATTGATATTATGAATATGCTGAAGGAACTAAACAGTAAAGGAATAACAGTCATTATTACAACACACGATGTTGAATACATATCGGAGTATTCAAACAGGATACTCGTAATGATAAAAGGTAGGATAGTATATGATGACACTCCAAAAAACTTATTCATAGATGAAGATATTATCCATCAATCCAATCTTCGCCTACCGTTCATATCAATACTGTTTAGAAAAATCTGTAAGAAGTATAACTTGGATTGTGATAACATACCTACAACGGTTGATGAAGGATTAATGTTTATTGACAAGCTACTATCAAATCGCTCCAGTCTGTTATCACAGAGCAACAATTTCTAG
- a CDS encoding YraN family protein produces MDFEKVVRGRDKTLSSITRKYNITLEELVRVLEFYSRGIVFDWLLVDMYGLSRSLENWFLFSQTFLRYVLQNKFEGKVNVGREVEIRGCRYLCSLGMRIVITNYRTKVGEIDIICSDNNFIRFVEVRSSFSSFLPEERLGRVKTNKILKASEDFTSKVSTQEVGYDALLFDGNRFTYHRDYLV; encoded by the coding sequence ATGGATTTTGAAAAAGTAGTAAGAGGAAGAGACAAGACCCTGTCAAGTATTACAAGGAAGTATAACATTACTTTAGAAGAATTGGTAAGAGTTTTAGAATTCTACTCAAGAGGTATCGTATTTGACTGGTTACTTGTTGATATGTATGGGTTGAGTAGATCTCTTGAAAACTGGTTTCTTTTCTCTCAAACCTTTCTCAGGTATGTTTTGCAGAATAAGTTTGAAGGCAAGGTAAACGTCGGTAGGGAAGTTGAGATAAGAGGGTGTAGATATCTGTGTAGTCTGGGAATGAGAATTGTCATTACAAATTATCGGACTAAAGTAGGTGAAATTGATATAATATGTAGTGATAATAACTTCATCAGGTTTGTTGAGGTTAGAAGTTCGTTTTCATCATTTCTACCGGAGGAGAGACTCGGTAGGGTAAAAACTAACAAAATTCTCAAGGCTTCCGAAGATTTTACCAGTAAGGTATCAACTCAAGAAGTAGGGTATGATGCTCTACTTTTTGATGGTAATAGATTTACTTACCATAGAGACTATTTAGTGTAG
- the ispF gene encoding 2-C-methyl-D-erythritol 2,4-cyclodiphosphate synthase — protein MYRVGQGFDIHRLVEGRKLLIGGVEIPYHKGFLAHSDGDVLLHAITDALLGSIGERDIGYHYPDTSEHTRNMDSRLMLREVLAKVKEKGYKLINIDATIIANKPKLQPYVEQIRESLSSIVGISKDNISIKAKTTEGFFFDDDGMMVFAVVLIEES, from the coding sequence ATGTATAGAGTTGGACAGGGTTTTGATATTCATAGGTTAGTAGAAGGTAGAAAGTTATTGATCGGTGGAGTTGAAATTCCATATCACAAAGGATTTCTAGCACATTCAGATGGTGATGTTTTACTTCACGCAATTACCGACGCTTTACTCGGTTCTATCGGAGAGAGAGACATCGGATACCATTATCCAGACACTTCAGAACATACTAGGAATATGGATAGTAGGCTTATGCTACGAGAAGTTCTTGCGAAGGTTAAGGAGAAAGGTTATAAACTAATAAACATTGATGCAACGATAATAGCCAACAAACCGAAACTCCAACCTTATGTTGAACAGATAAGGGAGAGTTTATCCTCAATCGTAGGTATAAGCAAAGATAATATATCAATTAAGGCAAAGACAACAGAGGGTTTTTTCTTTGACGACGATGGTATGATGGTGTTTGCCGTTGTTCTGATAGAAGAGAGTTAA
- the cbiQ gene encoding cobalt ECF transporter T component CbiQ — protein sequence MCELSHTVSVDLKTNILRRIDARLKLVIVFFVLFANIGFANIYFCLFLILNALVATLVAKIRIKDVIHSLRVPAVFGVFLVVMQALWFKGGDRIEFLGLVFYEEGLLRGIRIFLTIVSGVWFLVLASKTSKEDEFLSAFKRIGIPSVMIDVVIMMYRYTFILRDEAMRIFLAQKVRLGYCSLKNSLRSIGELWGLVLVRSLNRASRVYEAMVSRGYNGKLFYESSRELNIKELALVAGYVVIMLATGFALKVFL from the coding sequence ATGTGCGAATTATCTCACACCGTATCGGTAGACTTGAAGACAAACATATTAAGAAGAATTGACGCAAGACTCAAGTTAGTAATAGTTTTTTTTGTTCTATTTGCAAACATTGGTTTTGCTAATATTTACTTCTGTTTGTTTCTTATACTAAACGCTTTGGTTGCTACTCTAGTTGCCAAAATTAGGATAAAGGATGTAATTCACTCTTTGAGAGTTCCGGCGGTGTTTGGTGTATTCTTGGTTGTGATGCAGGCTTTGTGGTTTAAAGGTGGGGATAGAATAGAGTTTTTGGGTTTAGTGTTTTACGAGGAGGGATTGTTAAGAGGAATTAGAATTTTCCTTACCATCGTATCTGGTGTATGGTTTCTTGTTTTAGCTTCAAAAACCTCAAAAGAAGATGAGTTTTTGAGTGCTTTTAAACGGATAGGTATTCCTTCTGTTATGATTGATGTTGTTATAATGATGTATAGATATACTTTCATTTTGAGAGATGAAGCGATGAGGATATTTCTTGCTCAGAAGGTAAGGCTTGGATATTGTAGTCTCAAAAACTCTTTAAGGTCAATCGGGGAGTTGTGGGGACTTGTGCTAGTAAGATCATTAAATAGGGCTTCCAGGGTTTATGAAGCGATGGTCTCAAGAGGTTATAATGGAAAACTGTTCTACGAATCATCTAGAGAACTGAATATCAAAGAATTAGCACTTGTAGCAGGATATGTAGTTATTATGCTTGCCACTGGTTTCGCGTTGAAAGTTTTCTTGTAA